Proteins encoded by one window of Natronomonas salsuginis:
- a CDS encoding phosphate-starvation-inducible PsiE family protein encodes MSGGDQSSPPQNSSDSIEGESPRSFAERYSHLMSRFVHGVELAAATVFALLFAIGVIDLVLQILESVRSGTITDPLVVISFIDTGLLLLIIVEVYQTVLAYVEQNNTRKIVRLVIYTGVIAMVRKAIIFRTGEYATLEDALLAAGSYAVIIFSLVALLFVERIYGDDPS; translated from the coding sequence ATGAGCGGTGGCGACCAGTCTTCACCCCCGCAGAACTCGTCCGACAGCATCGAGGGTGAGTCTCCAAGATCATTCGCAGAACGATACTCACATCTCATGAGCCGATTCGTCCACGGGGTCGAGCTCGCTGCTGCAACCGTTTTTGCCCTGCTCTTTGCGATCGGAGTCATCGACCTCGTACTCCAGATACTCGAGTCCGTGAGATCAGGCACGATCACCGATCCGCTCGTCGTCATCAGCTTCATCGACACTGGGCTCCTCTTGTTGATCATCGTTGAGGTGTACCAAACGGTACTCGCGTACGTGGAACAGAACAACACCCGAAAAATCGTCCGGCTGGTCATTTACACCGGTGTCATAGCGATGGTTAGGAAAGCCATCATCTTCCGAACGGGGGAGTATGCCACGCTTGAGGACGCCCTGTTGGCCGCTGGATCCTACGCAGTGATTATCTTTTCGCTGGTTGCGTTGCTTTTTGTCGAGCGGATCTACGGGGACGACCCCTCCTGA